The following coding sequences lie in one Arabidopsis thaliana chromosome 3, partial sequence genomic window:
- the DOF6 gene encoding Dof-type zinc finger DNA-binding family protein (Dof-type zinc finger DNA-binding family protein; CONTAINS InterPro DOMAIN/s: Zinc finger, Dof-type (InterPro:IPR003851); BEST Arabidopsis thaliana protein match is: TARGET OF MONOPTEROS 6 (TAIR:AT5G60200.1); Has 1099 Blast hits to 1094 proteins in 58 species: Archae - 0; Bacteria - 0; Metazoa - 0; Fungi - 0; Plants - 1090; Viruses - 0; Other Eukaryotes - 9 (source: NCBI BLink).): MDYSSMHQNVMGVSSCSTQDYQNQKKPLSATRPAPPEQSLRCPRCDSTNTKFCYYNNYSLSQPRYFCKSCRRYWTKGGILRNIPIGGAYRKHKRSSSATKSLRTTPEPTMTHDGKSFPTASFGYNNNNISNEQMELGLAYALLNKQPLGVSSHLGFGSSQSPMAMDGVYGTTSHQMENTGYAFGNGGGGMEQMATSDPNRVLWGFPWQMNMGGGSGHGHGHVDQIDSGREIWSSTVNYINTGALL, encoded by the exons ATGGATTATTCTTCGATGCATCAG AATGTGATGGGAGTATCTTCATGTTCAACACAAGATTATCAAAACCAGAAGAAACCATTGTCGGCGACTAGGCCAGCTCCACCAGAGCAATCATTAAGATGCCCTCGCTGTGACTCCACCAACACAAAGTTCTGCTACTACAACAACTACAGTCTCTCTCAACCTCGCTACTTCTGCAAATCTTGTAGGAGATACTGGACCAAGGGTGGAATCCTAAGAAACATCCCAATCGGTGGTGCTTACCGGAAACACAAACGCTCCTCCTCCGCAACCAAAAGCCTCAGAACAACCCCTGAGCCCACGATGACCCATGACGGCAAATCATTCCCAACGGCGAGTTTTGgctataataataataacattagCAACGAACAGATGGAGCTTGGGTTAGCATATGCCTTGTTGAACAAGCAACCTCTAGGGGTTTCTTCACATCTAGGGTTCGGAAGCTCTCAGTCTCCAATGGCCATGGATGGCGTGTATGGGACCACGAGCCATCAGATGGAGAACACGGGGTATGCGTTTGGAAATGGTGGAGGCGGTATGGAGCAGATGGCGACAAGTGATCCAAACAGGGTTTTGTGGGGATTCCCCTGGCAGATGAACATGGGAGGAGGAAGTGGTCATGGTCATGGTCATGTTGATCAGATTGATTCAGGGAGAGAGATTTGGAGCAGTACTGTCAACTACATTAATACTGGTGCTTTATTGTAg